In Anolis sagrei isolate rAnoSag1 chromosome 5, rAnoSag1.mat, whole genome shotgun sequence, the DNA window CtcgttttccttccttttatgtCAGGCCCCGAAGACTAGTTTGACAGCGCCAGTAACAGCAACTCGTCAAACCTCACAGGCGGTAAATGCACCGCTTACAGCTCGACGCGAACCGGCCCACGAGGAACTGCAGGAGCTCTCCATATCCACTGTCTACAGCTTGCTGGCCGCACTGATGCAATGCTTGAGCATGGCCTGCCTGTGTGTGGCCATCTCCTTGCTCAAGTGGGTGATAGTGCTCCAGGAATACGGCCACAAGCCACGGGTTTTCGTGTCCAACATTTTTGGCGTGCCCTACGAGTTGGTCGTGTATCCAATGCCAGGCAGCAACCAAACATCTGGAGGTACGTACATTTGCAAGAAGAACCGGGAGTTGAGCTGATGCATTCCTTTATTTTCATGACttggaccagtgtttctcaacctagaatcatagaatcaaagtgttggaagagacctcatgggccatccagtccaaccccattctgccaagaagcaggaatattgcattcaaatcacccctgacagatggccatccagcctctgtttaaaagcttccaaagaaggagcatccaccacactccggggcagagggttccactgctgaacggctctcacagtcatagaatcatagaatcatagaatcatagaatcaaagagttggaagagacctcatgggtcatccagtccaaccccattctgccaagaagcaggaatattgcattcaaagcacccctgacagatggccatccagcctctgcttaaaagcttccaaagaaggagactccaccacactccgcggcagagagttccactgctgaacggctctcacagtcaggaagttcttcctcatgttcagatggaatctcctttcttgtagtttgaagccattgttctgtgtcctagtctccagggaagcagaaaacaagcttgctccctcctccctgtggcttcctctcacatatttatacatggctatcatatctcctttcagccttctcttcttcaggctaaacatgcccagctccttaagccgctcctcatagggcttgttctccagacccttgatcattttagtcgccctcctctggacacattccagcttgtcaatatctctcttgaattgtggtgcccagaactggacacaatattccagatgtggtctaaccaaaacagaatagaggggtagcatgacttccctagatctagacactatgctcctattgatgcaggccaaaattccattggctttttttgccgccacatcacattgttggctcatgtttaacttgttgtccacgaggactccaagatctttttcacacgtactgctctcgaaccaggcattgtcccccattctgtatctttgcatttcgtttttcctgccaaagtggagtatcttgcatttgtcactgttgacaaaacctgggggtcaggacacctggggggtagcaagggggtgtcagaggggtcactaaagaccatcagaaaacacagtattttcttttggtcatgggtgttctttgtgggaagtttggcccaattctatcattggtggcgttcagagtgctctttgattgtaggtgaactataattcccagcaactacaactcccaaataccaaagtctattttccccaaactccaccagtgtccacatttgggaatattgagtattcatgtcaagttcagttcagatccatcattgtttgagtccacaatgctctctggatgtaggtgaactgcaactcccaactcaagatcaatttccaccagacccttccactattttctgtgggtcatcagagttctgtgtgaaatgtttggcccaattctattgttgatggagttcagaatgctcattgattgtaggtgaactataaatcccagcaactacaactcccaaataccaaaatcaatccccccccccaacctcttcaccagtgtccacatttgggaatattgagtattcatgtcaagttcagttcagatccatcattgtttgggtccacagtgctctctggatgtaggtgaactgcaactccaaaactcaacgtcaatggcaaccaaaacccttccagtattttatgttggttctgtgtgccaagtttggtccaaatccattggtgtttggattcacagtgctcgctggatgtaggtgaactacaactcccaaactcaaggtcaatgcccaccaaacccttccagtattttctgttggttctgtgtgccaagtttggtccaaatccattggtgtttggattcacagtgctctctgaatacaggtgaactacaactcccaaactcaaggttaatgcccaccaaacacttccagtattttttttttggtcatgggagttctgtgtgccaagtttggttcaattccatcgctgatggagttcagaatgctctttgcttgtaggtgaactataaatctcagcaactacaactcccagatgacaaaattattctctccccgcaaccccaccagtattcaaatttgggcgtatcaggtatttgtgcccaatttgttccagtgaatgcaaatacatcctgcatatcagatatttatgttatgattcataacaatagcaaaacgacagttgtgaagtatcaacgaaaataattttatggttgagggtcatcacaacatgaggaacttcattaaggggtcgtggcattaggaaagttgagaaccactgacttggaCAATGAAATATGATGACGTGCTTGCAAAACTtcaacatgggtttctcaaaatTACATCACgctagactaggcatgggcaaacttgggtcctcccggtattttggactccaactcccacaattcctaacagccaataggctgttaggaattgtgggagttgaagtccaaaataccgggatgacccaagtttgcccatacctgtgctaAACTAAGCTCATCTCTTTTTTGATAGACTTCCCAGGTTTCGACGAtgaccagaggagcatttgcatggttaaaacttgtgcactaatTGCACCCGTACcctgggaaatctgacttggccatggtggtccacgctctggttacatcccgtatagactactgcaacgctctctacgtggggttgcctttgaagactgttcgggagcttcaaatggtccaacgagtggcagccaggttgctaacgggggTGGCACTCAGGGAACAtcctactcctctgttgcgtcagctctactggctgccaatttgctactgggcacaattcaaagttctggctttagcctataacgCCCTAAATGgttctctccttatgaaccatctctccttatgaaccatctcggagccTAAGATtgtctcgatcccgcctgcatcgtaagcgtgattggcagggacgagggacagggccttctcagtggtggccccctgataACTCTTTATCTTTTCTCCCCCCTATTTCAACAGCAAAACTGTATTTCTTTGAGGATGACGAGGAAGACAGCGTGGTGCCTGTGATGATCACCCTCTGCATCCTGGGCCTGTTTTTCGGCTTTATGGCGTTCCTCATGGATTTTGTGAAAATAAAGCGCTTCGGGGAGCACCAAATGTCCATCACCTGCTTCCTCCACATTTTTTCAGGTAAAtgtcttctttgcttttctgtgcgGCAGGAGCTTACACAGGGCAGGTTCAAACAGTaatttcattgtattgtcgaaggctttcatggccggaatcactgagttgttgtagattttttcgggctatatggccatgttctagaggcattctctcctgacgtttcgcctgcatctatggcaagcatcctcagaggtagtgaggtctgttggaactaggaaaaagggtttatatatctgtggaatgactagggtgggacaaaggactcttgtctgctggagctaggtgtgaatgtttcaacggaccaccttgattagcatataatggcctgacagtgcctggagcaaacctttgttgagaggtgattagatgtcattgttcgtttcctctctgttgttgtgctgttgtaattttagagtattttaatattggtagccagattttgttcattttcatggtttcctcctttctgttgaaattgtccacatgcttgtaattatacagcagacaagagtcctttgccccaccctggtcattccacagatatataaactcattttcctacttccaacagacctcactacctctgaggatgcttgccatagatacaggcgaaacgtcaggagagaatgcctctagaccatggccatatagcttgaaaaaatctacaacaaccaagtAATTTCATTGGTGTGAAAACTAAGTGTACACCATcacaatctgttgttgttgttgttgttgttgttgttgttgttgtgaatacCATCATTTCAGAAGCAAAAAGCCAACTTATGGATGAAATGTGGATCCTAGCTGTCAAGTGGCAGGTATCAGCAGATGCAAGGGAACACCAAAGTTTACAAAACTTAGTTGTTGTAGTTATTGTTTGTCATCCAGCTGACAAACAACAAGAGAGACTTCCAAGAGCCTTGGTAATCAACTATCGtactcaggtcttgcaaaacTCAGAGTTCCAActttggttgcatctacactgtagaatttgactgtgtggatcagaataaattgtggcaagttcttggtgggatggggagaccaaatcaccttgtctgtctcctgaagaatatgtataaggaccaagtagcaacagtcagaactgacaacggaacaacagactggttcaagattgggaaaggtgtacggcaggattgtatactctcccccaacctattcaacttctatgcagaacacattatgcaacgtgtggggcttgaggaatgcaatgctggggtgaaaattgctggaagaaacactaacaaccttagatatgcagattatttatttatcgtgtcaggcgcaactagaccattgtattacatttctaacaaaacaaaacaaacagatataaaaacaaagtttgcaagcttggtagttgattaaatgtcctttgagcagtatctggccccttggagtgcctctggtgttactataagaaagtcctccattgtgcatgtggcagggctcagactgcattgcagcagttggtcagtggtttgctctcctccacactctcatgtcatggattccactttgtgaccccatttctggaggttggcactgcatctcgtggtgccagagcacagtctgttcagcgccttccaagtcgccccgttttctgtgtgcccaggggggagtctctcatttggtatcagccattggttgaggtgctgggtttgagcctgccacttttggacttt includes these proteins:
- the LOC132777281 gene encoding uncharacterized protein codes for the protein MKAFDNTNVLNSPTPFAHHSPAGREIFRSNLSADSFSFLLCQAPKTSLTAPVTATRQTSQAVNAPLTARREPAHEELQELSISTVYSLLAALMQCLSMACLCVAISLLKWVIVLQEYGHKPRVFVSNIFGVPYELVVYPMPGSNQTSGAKLYFFEDDEEDSVVPVMITLCILGLFFGFMAFLMDFVKIKRFGEHQMSITCFLHIFSGIFIVTLITLCCWCFMKIKGRVSEEGWLILKLRVVLGESLYIVLMCLALIILAVIFSVRSLNTVQ